One Ilumatobacter fluminis genomic window, TCGGTTCCGAGAACGCCACGATCACACCGGCTGCGAGGTTCTCGATCGGCGACCGCAACGCGAAACCGGCGAGGATGCCGATCACGCCGGCGTACGTGACGATCGTCGGACCGAAGTCGCCCAGCGGGGTGACGGTGACCAGGGTGACGGCGACGGCCCCGACGATCACGATCGCCGACACGATCCGTCGGATCAGCTCCACTTGGGTGCGTCGACTGCGGGCCCGGAGATTGTCGAACGTGTCGATCCGCAGCCGACGGAAGACGACGCCCTCGACCACGACGAGGAACCGAACGACGAACCACGCCACTGCGGCGATCACGGCGACCTCGCTGAGCGAGGTGTAGGGCTCTTCGTCGAACACCAGGTCGACGCTGCGGGCCACGATCGCCAGTGCGACGAGCCGCATCGGTGAACGCATTCGTCTCAGGTCGGCGGCGAATTGGGTGCGACCGCGTCGCCGCAGGACGAACTGGACGATCGGGCCGAGCAGGAGGAGGCCGACGGCGACAGCACCGCCGACCACGAGAGGGGTCAGGTCGTAGTCAGACATCGCTTCGAATCACCCTAGGAACGGTTCCACGCCGTCCCGACGTGTCAAACGTCGCTGCGGGGAGCGGGTGCGTCGTAGGCGGCCCACACGTCGACCTCGCCGCTGTCGGCCGTCGGCCGGGGTTCGTGGTCGCGGGTCGGGTTGGTCTGCACCGGCATCGTGCGGGTGTCTCCCGATCGGGCGACCGGTACCGGTTCGGTCGCGTCGACCTGCGCCGGCTCGGTCGGAGGCTCCGGGGTCGACCGCCGGTACTGCGGCTGCTGCGGCGGCGCCGACGGTCGGTACTGCGGCGTCGCAGCCGTGGCGGCCGTCTGCGGTGCTCGCCGGCGGGCGCGGCGATCGTCAGGACGCGAAACCGGCTCCGGAGCGGGTTCACGAGCCGGTGCATCGCGGCGCTTCGGCACGAGGAAGCTGCCGGCGATGGCAGCGATGCCGGCGATCGTGAGACCGAGGGCCCA contains:
- a CDS encoding mechanosensitive ion channel family protein encodes the protein MSDYDLTPLVVGGAVAVGLLLLGPIVQFVLRRRGRTQFAADLRRMRSPMRLVALAIVARSVDLVFDEEPYTSLSEVAVIAAVAWFVVRFLVVVEGVVFRRLRIDTFDNLRARSRRTQVELIRRIVSAIVIVGAVAVTLVTVTPLGDFGPTIVTYAGVIGILAGFALRSPIENLAAGVIVAFSEPIRLDDVVVVEGEWGRIEHIGLVNVVVRIWDDRRLVLPTSRFVDEPFENWTRSSSAVTGVVTAWVDHTADIESLRREVGDLLARNPLWDGRAFNVQVIELDERAIQVRILVTAADASDLWNLRCELREALLPHLAGRADELPVVRLADARERSPELVG